From Selenomonas ruminantium AC2024, a single genomic window includes:
- a CDS encoding NCS2 family permease: MMRNLFGHALSHPKIWQREIVAGITAFFAISYIIIVNPLILADAGIPVELSVFATIFSSVIGCLLMAFVANAPIVLTPGMGINAFFTYTICVQMGLSWHEALAISLVSGLIFAFVACSKWAARLSGAVAPSLKCAITAGIGLFLVEIGLEKAELIRRGTSSIIELGSLTNPAALLAIFGLVLSLALYLRNVMGSFFIAIVVTSVLGYFMGVGQGSQVSVNLADIGLYPQLLLQADFSRMLSIPFLLAVFSMSMIMVFETMGLLEGILPNQAKFPKTFKGSAFTTMVSSMLGTSPTVAAAESAAGIASGGRTGLMALTASILFILSLFFIPLLAYVSAAAIAPVIIITGAMMMQQLQYMEFKDFSEWFPAFLVVVLIPLSGSISTGLAFGFTAYPLLKILNGGWRNVHALSYVLGFLFLLNLVFQARF, from the coding sequence ATGATGCGGAATTTGTTTGGTCATGCACTGAGTCATCCAAAGATTTGGCAGCGGGAGATCGTAGCAGGTATCACAGCATTTTTTGCGATTTCCTACATTATAATAGTCAATCCTTTGATTTTGGCTGACGCGGGGATTCCAGTGGAACTGTCCGTGTTTGCGACGATTTTTTCGTCGGTGATTGGCTGCCTCTTGATGGCTTTTGTGGCCAATGCGCCCATTGTGCTGACCCCCGGCATGGGGATTAATGCCTTCTTTACTTACACCATCTGCGTGCAGATGGGACTTAGCTGGCATGAGGCGCTGGCGATTTCACTGGTTTCGGGCTTGATTTTTGCCTTTGTGGCCTGCTCGAAATGGGCGGCCCGTCTTAGCGGTGCTGTGGCCCCGTCGCTGAAATGTGCGATTACGGCAGGCATTGGACTCTTTCTCGTGGAGATTGGTCTGGAGAAGGCGGAACTTATCCGCCGCGGCACGAGTTCGATTATCGAGCTGGGCTCGCTGACGAATCCGGCGGCGCTGCTCGCCATCTTCGGCTTGGTTCTGAGTTTGGCTCTTTACCTGCGCAATGTGATGGGCAGTTTTTTCATCGCCATTGTGGTGACCAGCGTGCTTGGTTACTTTATGGGTGTGGGGCAGGGGAGTCAGGTCAGCGTGAATCTGGCAGACATCGGTCTTTATCCGCAGCTTTTGCTGCAGGCGGATTTTTCGCGAATGCTTTCCATCCCCTTTTTGCTGGCGGTGTTTTCCATGTCCATGATTATGGTCTTTGAGACCATGGGACTTTTGGAAGGTATCCTGCCCAACCAGGCGAAGTTCCCCAAGACCTTCAAGGGTTCGGCCTTTACCACCATGGTTTCCAGCATGCTGGGCACCAGTCCGACGGTGGCGGCGGCGGAAAGTGCGGCTGGTATTGCCAGCGGCGGACGCACTGGGCTTATGGCCTTGACGGCTTCCATATTATTTATTCTGTCGCTGTTTTTCATTCCCCTGCTGGCTTATGTGTCGGCGGCGGCGATTGCTCCGGTTATCATCATCACGGGAGCAATGATGATGCAGCAGCTTCAATACATGGAGTTCAAGGATTTTTCGGAGTGGTTCCCCGCCTTCTTGGTGGTGGTGCTGATTCCTTTATCGGGCAGTATTTCGACGGGGCTGGCCTTCGGGTTCACCGCGTATCCGCTGCTCAAAATCCTGAACGGCGGCTGGCGCAATGTTCATGCGCTGAGCTACGTACTGGGCTTTCTTTTCCTCTTGAATCTTGTTTTCCAGGCAAGGTTCTAA
- a CDS encoding Crp/Fnr family transcriptional regulator, producing MKLQYILDHMPADIKRQTTHKVYLPGESIVRKGEEAKHVYLLTKGETRVSNEFASGQRYTFGSLDVPDLIGDLEVLAGQQLYAASNEASSTCEVIAMRAETFLQWMRIDNDFAVAVAQLLAAKMYPTSNEAGRVKFLPSLDRLHGYLLKRLGDIETDLFILHTSRQQIADDIGTSVKTVNRGVVKLKEAGLISLLHGKITINKEQQQMLKETFTEE from the coding sequence ATGAAACTCCAATACATTCTCGACCATATGCCTGCCGACATCAAACGACAGACCACCCATAAAGTCTACCTGCCCGGCGAGTCCATTGTCCGCAAGGGCGAGGAAGCGAAGCATGTCTACCTGCTGACCAAGGGCGAAACCCGGGTCAGCAACGAATTTGCCAGCGGGCAGCGCTATACCTTCGGCTCCCTTGATGTGCCCGATTTGATTGGCGATTTGGAGGTACTCGCCGGCCAGCAGCTTTACGCCGCCTCCAACGAAGCCAGCTCCACCTGCGAAGTCATCGCCATGCGGGCCGAAACCTTTCTGCAGTGGATGCGCATTGACAACGACTTCGCCGTAGCTGTCGCTCAGCTCTTGGCCGCCAAGATGTACCCAACCTCCAACGAAGCAGGCCGCGTAAAATTCCTGCCCAGCCTTGACCGCCTCCATGGCTATCTCTTAAAACGCCTCGGCGATATTGAAACCGACCTCTTCATCCTCCACACCAGCCGCCAGCAGATTGCCGACGACATCGGCACCAGCGTAAAAACTGTCAACCGCGGCGTGGTCAAACTAAAAGAAGCAGGGCTTATCTCCCTGCTTCACGGAAAGATTACCATTAACAAAGAGCAGCAGCAGATGCTGAAAGAAACATTTACAGAAGAGTAA
- a CDS encoding S-layer homology domain-containing protein, with translation MKKTLVSALTTALVVGAASTTFAAANPFSDVPADHWAYDAVSQLAADGVIEGYGDSTFKGNRNITRYEMAQMVAKAMAKNTSGADKALVDKLAAEFAEELNNLGVRVAKLERNADMVKWNGKAEYTFTRNHYEGEPARTATEDRDTNTHKFLFRLEPSAEVNENWHVNARLDAEWDASDDLNTNAATRNDSSKVELKRIWAQGDYKNFTVKAGKFANTIANDLVFDDPFSGIGVVFGGKDLKATVNFGRERDNINFGSTSTYWGIGLNYDASKLSARAGYQHFKFDDWGTLTGLNALNGRDSDGIWSIGAGYRFDKNFAIDATYARSNFSEVAGVPVTNEKTAFAYGVSYKGAEAANKGTWGAWVGYRYLGTMVALDPTYDVVKSGFKGLELGVKYVPWKNIVTQVQYGTGKRISDNQKYNTLFGRVEFLF, from the coding sequence ATGAAGAAGACTCTCGTATCCGCTCTGACGACCGCTCTGGTTGTTGGTGCAGCTAGCACGACTTTTGCTGCTGCAAATCCGTTCTCCGATGTTCCTGCTGATCATTGGGCTTATGACGCTGTAAGCCAGCTCGCTGCTGATGGCGTTATCGAAGGCTATGGCGACAGCACCTTCAAGGGCAACCGTAACATCACCCGTTACGAAATGGCTCAGATGGTAGCTAAAGCTATGGCTAAGAACACTTCCGGCGCTGACAAAGCTCTGGTTGACAAACTGGCTGCTGAATTCGCTGAAGAACTCAACAACCTCGGTGTTCGCGTAGCTAAGCTCGAACGCAACGCTGACATGGTGAAATGGAATGGCAAGGCTGAGTACACCTTCACTCGTAATCACTATGAAGGTGAACCGGCTCGCACTGCCACGGAAGATCGCGACACCAACACGCACAAATTCCTGTTCCGTCTCGAACCCAGCGCTGAAGTAAATGAAAACTGGCATGTAAATGCACGTCTCGATGCTGAGTGGGATGCTTCTGACGATTTAAATACTAATGCAGCTACTCGTAATGACAGCAGCAAAGTTGAACTGAAGCGCATCTGGGCTCAGGGTGACTACAAGAACTTCACGGTTAAAGCTGGTAAGTTCGCTAACACCATTGCTAACGACCTCGTATTTGATGATCCGTTCTCTGGTATCGGCGTAGTATTTGGCGGCAAAGACCTGAAGGCTACTGTAAACTTCGGTCGTGAACGTGATAACATCAACTTCGGCAGCACTTCCACTTATTGGGGCATTGGTCTGAACTATGATGCTAGCAAGCTGAGCGCTCGCGCTGGCTATCAGCACTTCAAGTTTGATGACTGGGGTACCCTTACTGGCTTAAATGCTCTTAATGGTCGCGATTCTGATGGCATTTGGTCTATCGGTGCTGGTTACAGATTCGATAAGAACTTTGCTATTGATGCTACTTACGCTCGTTCTAACTTCAGCGAAGTTGCAGGTGTTCCTGTGACCAACGAAAAGACTGCTTTCGCTTATGGCGTATCCTACAAGGGCGCTGAAGCTGCCAACAAGGGCACTTGGGGTGCATGGGTTGGTTACCGTTACCTCGGTACGATGGTAGCTCTTGATCCGACTTATGATGTTGTAAAAAGTGGTTTCAAGGGCCTCGAACTCGGTGTTAAGTATGTTCCCTGGAAGAACATCGTTACCCAGGTTCAGTACGGCACTGGCAAGCGCATTTCTGACAACCAGAAATACAACACGCTGTTCGGCCGTGTTGAATTCCTGTTCTAA
- a CDS encoding TPM domain-containing protein, producing the protein MKKILRILQGACLAFLLICQTAALAAAPVVDQAKLLNNSQREALTAKIQQVEAAHKIKIGICTMQEVPGGISIGKYANNILDKNFANGENGSIVLVLAMGSRDWYISTDNKMRMKITDEAGIHGLKNLFLDDLSNGDYSDGFNHFVDGIDRYLSYYEKEGVPYDPGDEFDIWAAIIAAAVAAASGFFFAYYLICGMSNVTPAVEASAYLKQDSVDIFQRQDRYLYTTVTRRQKSKSSGSSSSSSDSSHGGGGGKF; encoded by the coding sequence ATGAAAAAAATCTTAAGAATCCTGCAGGGCGCCTGCCTCGCATTCCTGCTTATCTGCCAGACAGCGGCCTTGGCGGCTGCGCCCGTGGTGGACCAGGCAAAACTTTTGAATAACAGCCAGCGTGAAGCGCTTACGGCAAAAATCCAGCAGGTAGAGGCTGCCCATAAAATCAAAATCGGCATCTGCACCATGCAGGAGGTGCCGGGGGGCATCAGCATTGGCAAATACGCCAACAACATTCTGGACAAAAACTTTGCCAATGGGGAAAACGGCAGTATTGTCCTCGTGCTGGCTATGGGCAGCCGCGACTGGTATATCTCCACCGATAATAAAATGCGGATGAAAATCACCGACGAAGCGGGGATACACGGCCTCAAAAATCTCTTTTTGGATGATTTGTCCAATGGCGATTACAGCGACGGCTTTAATCATTTCGTGGACGGTATAGACCGCTATTTGAGTTATTACGAAAAAGAGGGCGTGCCCTATGACCCTGGTGATGAATTTGACATTTGGGCAGCGATTATTGCGGCAGCAGTGGCAGCTGCAAGCGGCTTTTTCTTTGCCTATTACCTCATCTGCGGCATGAGTAATGTTACTCCTGCCGTAGAAGCCAGCGCCTACCTGAAACAGGATAGCGTTGACATCTTCCAGCGGCAGGATAGATACCTTTATACCACCGTAACCCGCCGGCAAAAATCCAAGAGCAGTGGCAGCTCATCATCCTCCAGCGACAGCAGCCACGGCGGCGGGGGAGGAAAGTTCTAG
- a CDS encoding SPFH domain-containing protein: MGLLQAGIGAVGGVLGDQWKEYIYCDSLPPDVLMAKGHRKTGSGSSNKGDDNIISQGSRVAVNNGQCLIIVENGEVVDICAEPGEYTYDRETEPSLFTGDLSDTIPKVFAEIGRRFSFGGDTGRDQRVYYINTKEIYGNKFGTPSPIAFKVRDDTLNYEQTIQIRCFGEYSYRITNPVLFYTNIASNVSDTFSREEIDSQLKSELMMALKPAMAKVSAMRVGYDELEAHSQDIADALNESLSQKWGNLRGIEVVSVAVASVSLTDESQAVLEKLQKMQEAAVLGRDPSLMAGFYGAAQADALRDAANNEGGAAIGFMGMNMAGNANGINVGDMMAQGQAQRAAQVQQTAARQAAPAGDWTCACGHSGNTGKFCSECGAAKPEDGWTCACGAKNTGKFCSECGKPRPAGDWVCACGAKNSGKFCAECGSPRP, from the coding sequence ATGGGACTTTTGCAAGCAGGAATTGGTGCCGTGGGCGGTGTGCTGGGCGACCAGTGGAAAGAATATATCTACTGTGACAGTCTGCCGCCAGACGTACTTATGGCCAAGGGGCACCGCAAGACCGGCAGCGGTTCTTCCAACAAGGGGGACGACAACATTATCTCTCAGGGTTCAAGAGTAGCGGTCAACAATGGCCAGTGTCTCATCATTGTGGAAAATGGTGAGGTGGTGGACATTTGCGCCGAACCGGGGGAATACACCTATGACCGGGAAACGGAGCCGTCGCTTTTCACAGGCGACCTTTCCGATACAATTCCGAAGGTCTTTGCAGAAATCGGCCGCCGTTTCTCCTTTGGTGGGGATACAGGCCGTGACCAGCGGGTGTACTACATCAATACCAAGGAAATCTACGGCAACAAGTTCGGCACGCCGTCGCCGATTGCCTTCAAGGTGCGGGACGATACGCTGAACTATGAGCAGACCATCCAGATTCGCTGCTTCGGTGAGTACAGCTATCGCATTACCAATCCGGTTCTGTTCTACACCAATATTGCCAGCAATGTCAGTGATACGTTCAGCCGTGAGGAAATCGACAGTCAGCTCAAATCCGAGCTCATGATGGCACTCAAACCGGCTATGGCCAAAGTTTCGGCTATGCGGGTGGGCTATGACGAATTGGAGGCACATTCGCAGGATATTGCCGATGCCCTGAACGAAAGCCTCAGCCAGAAATGGGGCAATCTGCGCGGTATCGAAGTCGTATCTGTTGCCGTGGCCAGTGTCAGCCTCACGGATGAGAGTCAGGCAGTGCTCGAAAAACTGCAGAAGATGCAGGAAGCTGCTGTCCTGGGCCGTGACCCGTCCTTGATGGCAGGATTCTATGGTGCTGCGCAGGCGGACGCTCTGCGTGATGCGGCGAACAACGAAGGCGGCGCAGCTATCGGTTTTATGGGCATGAACATGGCTGGCAATGCAAATGGCATCAATGTCGGTGATATGATGGCACAGGGGCAGGCGCAAAGAGCTGCCCAGGTACAGCAGACCGCTGCCCGTCAGGCGGCACCTGCGGGCGACTGGACTTGTGCCTGTGGCCATAGCGGCAACACGGGCAAGTTCTGTTCCGAATGCGGTGCTGCCAAACCGGAGGACGGCTGGACCTGTGCATGTGGTGCCAAGAATACGGGCAAATTCTGCTCGGAATGTGGCAAACCCCGTCCTGCTGGTGATTGGGTTTGTGCCTGCGGGGCCAAAAACAGCGGCAAGTTCTGCGCTGAATGCGGGAGCCCGCGTCCGTGA
- a CDS encoding AtpZ/AtpI family protein has product MAGQEPSGLKQAVKAFSILGGVGIYLVVFVGICGYIGSLIGDFLQLGKAGIIGGIILGFPAAFYTLYRQLKNNELI; this is encoded by the coding sequence ATGGCCGGACAGGAACCAAGCGGCCTCAAACAGGCCGTCAAAGCCTTTTCGATACTGGGCGGAGTTGGCATCTACCTAGTGGTATTCGTAGGCATATGCGGTTACATTGGCAGTCTTATCGGAGATTTTCTCCAGTTGGGGAAAGCAGGGATAATCGGTGGCATTATCCTGGGCTTTCCCGCAGCCTTTTATACACTGTACAGACAGCTTAAGAATAACGAGCTTATTTGA
- the wecB gene encoding non-hydrolyzing UDP-N-acetylglucosamine 2-epimerase: protein MEQKKIKVMTVFGTRPEAIKMAPIVLELQKHPDKITPVVAVTAQHREMLDQVLGLFNITPDHDLDIMAQGQTLFDITSKAMMGLDKVLAEEKPDIVLVHGDTTTTFAGALAAYYHQTTVGHVEAGLRTHDKYSPFPEEMNRKLTGCIADLNFAPTETSESNLLAENVKPESIFITGNTVIDALHHTVKDDFQFEDELLQNIDFENKRIILVTTHRRENLGEPMRHVYKALRQLTEEFADVEVVFPVHKNPKVREVVQEELGGLEKVHLIDPLDYEPFANLMSRAHLILTDSGGVQEEAPALGKPVLVLRDTTERPEAVAAGTVKLIGTDRDVVYNEAKTLLTDEAAYSRMAESVNPYGDGKASPRIIQAILYYYGLADNRPDIFVGK, encoded by the coding sequence ATGGAACAAAAGAAAATCAAGGTTATGACGGTGTTTGGCACCCGGCCTGAGGCGATAAAGATGGCACCTATCGTGCTGGAACTGCAGAAGCACCCGGACAAAATCACCCCGGTGGTGGCGGTAACGGCTCAGCACCGCGAAATGCTGGACCAGGTTCTGGGACTCTTTAACATCACGCCGGACCATGACCTTGATATCATGGCACAGGGCCAGACCCTCTTTGACATCACCTCCAAGGCCATGATGGGCCTGGATAAGGTACTGGCAGAAGAAAAGCCGGATATCGTGCTGGTACACGGTGATACCACGACCACCTTTGCCGGTGCTTTGGCCGCTTATTACCATCAGACGACGGTAGGCCATGTGGAAGCAGGTCTCAGAACCCATGACAAGTACAGCCCCTTCCCGGAAGAAATGAACCGCAAGCTCACGGGCTGCATTGCTGACTTGAACTTTGCCCCCACGGAAACCTCCGAGAGCAATCTGCTGGCGGAAAATGTGAAGCCCGAAAGCATCTTCATCACGGGCAACACCGTTATCGATGCCCTGCATCATACGGTAAAGGATGATTTCCAGTTCGAAGATGAACTGCTGCAGAATATCGACTTTGAGAACAAGCGCATCATCCTCGTGACCACCCATCGCCGGGAAAATCTGGGTGAGCCCATGCGCCATGTCTACAAGGCTCTGCGCCAGCTGACGGAAGAATTTGCCGATGTGGAAGTGGTCTTCCCGGTGCATAAGAACCCGAAAGTCCGTGAAGTCGTGCAGGAAGAATTGGGCGGCTTGGAGAAGGTTCACCTCATTGACCCGCTGGACTATGAACCGTTTGCCAATTTGATGAGCCGTGCGCATTTGATTCTCACCGATTCCGGCGGCGTGCAGGAAGAAGCTCCTGCCCTCGGCAAGCCGGTTCTCGTGCTCCGCGATACCACGGAACGTCCCGAAGCAGTTGCTGCGGGCACGGTAAAACTCATCGGCACCGACCGGGATGTGGTTTATAACGAAGCCAAGACCTTGCTGACGGATGAAGCCGCCTATAGCCGCATGGCAGAATCCGTAAACCCCTACGGTGACGGCAAGGCCTCCCCGCGCATCATTCAGGCCATTCTCTACTATTATGGCCTGGCTGATAACCGCCCCGATATTTTCGTAGGCAAATAA
- a CDS encoding MraY family glycosyltransferase gives MPDYMLAFVIAAGVALLITPGVIFLAAKTGAMDAPDARKVHKKPIPRIGGLGIYAAFMVAIIGIMQFIDVEPDVLFEVTGLLVGGSLIVLVGVIDDYKNLPAKVKLVGQIVAAAVLVIAFDVRIDFITDPFGDFFYTEWLAIPVTIFWIVGLTNTVNLIDGLDGLAAGVATIASVTIFLVALQQNILLVAVLTAALAGSAIGFLYYNFNPARIFMGDSGSMFLGYMLAGISVIGAVKCAATIALIVPILALGLPILDTTFAIVRRYRGGVPIFKPDRGHLHHRLMDLGFSQRQAVLLMYVISALLGLSAVALTEVSSQFAIAIVCMVVALVLYGAKRIGIFRMNDSAQQH, from the coding sequence ATGCCGGATTATATGTTGGCGTTTGTCATTGCCGCAGGTGTGGCTCTGCTCATTACGCCTGGTGTGATTTTCCTGGCGGCCAAGACGGGAGCCATGGATGCTCCTGATGCGAGAAAAGTACATAAAAAACCTATTCCCCGTATCGGCGGTCTGGGTATTTACGCAGCCTTTATGGTGGCGATTATTGGGATTATGCAGTTCATCGACGTGGAGCCGGATGTGCTCTTCGAGGTCACCGGCCTCTTGGTGGGCGGTTCCTTGATTGTGCTCGTGGGTGTTATCGACGATTACAAGAACCTGCCGGCCAAAGTCAAACTGGTTGGGCAGATTGTCGCGGCAGCTGTGCTGGTCATTGCCTTTGATGTGCGCATTGACTTCATCACAGACCCATTCGGCGATTTCTTCTACACGGAGTGGCTGGCCATTCCCGTGACCATCTTCTGGATTGTAGGTCTTACCAATACGGTAAACCTCATTGATGGACTTGACGGCCTGGCGGCTGGTGTGGCTACCATCGCGTCCGTCACCATCTTCTTAGTGGCTTTGCAGCAGAACATTCTGCTCGTGGCTGTTCTGACGGCAGCACTGGCTGGTTCTGCGATTGGCTTCCTTTACTACAACTTCAATCCTGCCCGGATTTTCATGGGCGACTCGGGGAGTATGTTCCTGGGCTATATGCTCGCAGGTATCTCCGTTATCGGTGCTGTGAAATGCGCGGCTACCATTGCGCTGATTGTACCGATTCTGGCTTTGGGGCTGCCCATTCTGGACACGACCTTTGCCATCGTGCGCCGCTACCGTGGCGGTGTGCCCATCTTCAAGCCGGACAGAGGTCATCTCCACCACCGTCTGATGGATTTGGGCTTCAGCCAGCGGCAGGCCGTACTGCTGATGTACGTCATCAGCGCCCTGCTGGGGCTTAGCGCTGTGGCGCTGACGGAAGTCAGCTCGCAGTTCGCCATTGCCATCGTCTGCATGGTCGTGGCTTTGGTGCTCTACGGTGCAAAACGCATCGGCATCTTTCGCATGAATGATTCAGCCCAGCAGCATTAA
- a CDS encoding deoxycytidylate deaminase, with protein sequence MEQNKNSQPRPDWTEYFLDIARAVGRRATCLRRRYGAIIVKDHIIISTGYNGAPRGEANCIDTGICERERLHVPKGQNYELCVAVHAEQNAIINADPAAMEGATIYIVGINADGTLASGKPCLLCRRMLRNAKLGQVIYYETDGTIVTCRPDEIHD encoded by the coding sequence ATGGAGCAGAACAAGAATTCCCAGCCGCGTCCCGATTGGACGGAGTATTTCCTCGATATTGCCCGGGCGGTGGGCCGCCGGGCTACCTGCCTGCGCCGCCGCTATGGTGCGATTATCGTCAAGGACCATATCATCATCAGCACCGGCTACAACGGCGCTCCGCGTGGGGAAGCTAACTGCATCGACACGGGCATCTGCGAGCGGGAACGGCTCCATGTGCCCAAAGGGCAGAACTACGAGCTCTGCGTGGCCGTTCATGCCGAGCAGAACGCTATCATCAACGCTGACCCTGCCGCCATGGAGGGAGCTACTATCTACATTGTGGGCATCAATGCAGACGGCACGCTGGCCTCCGGCAAACCCTGCCTGCTGTGCCGCCGCATGCTGCGCAATGCCAAGCTCGGGCAGGTGATTTATTACGAAACCGATGGTACGATTGTTACCTGCCGCCCCGATGAAATTCATGATTAA
- a CDS encoding resolvase yields MTIAALDPGRDKCGFAVLDGEGKVLTQRVIETDKLIEEVTAAKADYGFSRLVIGNGTTSKIAQGRLKEVPELVVLVRDEYRTTELAKGEYWKANPPKGWRRLIPVTMQVPPVPVDDFVAVILARRFLQEEQQSKGE; encoded by the coding sequence ATGACTATCGCAGCCCTCGACCCCGGGCGGGATAAATGCGGTTTCGCCGTCCTTGACGGTGAGGGCAAGGTCCTGACCCAGCGGGTCATCGAGACAGACAAACTCATAGAAGAAGTAACTGCGGCTAAAGCTGACTACGGCTTTAGCCGTCTCGTTATCGGCAACGGCACCACCAGCAAAATCGCCCAAGGGCGGCTGAAAGAAGTGCCGGAGCTGGTGGTACTGGTGCGGGATGAATACCGCACCACGGAACTAGCCAAGGGAGAATACTGGAAGGCTAATCCGCCCAAGGGCTGGCGCCGTCTTATCCCCGTCACCATGCAGGTGCCGCCGGTGCCTGTGGATGATTTTGTGGCGGTCATCTTAGCACGCCGCTTTTTACAGGAAGAACAGCAGAGCAAAGGAGAGTAA
- a CDS encoding DUF3084 domain-containing protein, with protein MSGISLITVLVITGGVIAFIGDRLGTKIGKKRLSIFGLRPRHTSIIITIFTGIVITTLTFGVMAAASDNVRTALFGMEKLNRTMQETKNNLENTQADLAMAKSEQEKTDAALQQSKADVDRLNKQQKTLEEEAAKLQSGITELESAKAQLTAKNEELSGSNEKLLAANDKLTNDNKSLEQRTQQLRDGLITIREGDIAFRAGEIIASGVIRGNRSVEDVAADMQTLAALANRNVSARFGSDRSDKEIWIYQPEYDTAVENIAKSSRDMVVRIVAAGNLVRGEEVRTNLELYPNSVIFRDKEFIIARPYDMMDGSDAEAEQTIMNFLKDVNFAATSKGILPDPLRGTVGVMEGAQFYEIVAQLRGQRGPVILSAYANGNTDASGPLRLKINVEKNTQ; from the coding sequence ATGTCAGGAATATCCTTGATTACCGTGCTGGTTATTACCGGTGGGGTAATCGCCTTTATCGGGGATAGGCTCGGCACGAAAATCGGCAAGAAACGCCTGTCGATTTTCGGCCTGCGTCCCCGGCATACATCCATAATCATTACGATATTCACCGGTATTGTCATTACCACTCTGACGTTTGGCGTAATGGCAGCGGCTTCGGATAACGTGCGCACTGCACTCTTCGGCATGGAGAAGCTGAACCGCACCATGCAGGAGACGAAAAACAATCTGGAGAATACGCAGGCGGATTTGGCTATGGCTAAGTCCGAGCAGGAAAAGACGGATGCAGCTTTGCAGCAGTCCAAAGCGGACGTAGACAGGCTCAACAAGCAGCAGAAAACCTTGGAGGAAGAGGCTGCTAAGCTGCAGTCCGGCATTACCGAATTGGAAAGTGCCAAGGCACAGCTGACGGCAAAGAATGAGGAACTGTCCGGCTCCAATGAGAAGCTCCTGGCGGCCAATGACAAGCTGACCAACGATAACAAATCCTTGGAGCAGCGCACGCAGCAGCTACGCGATGGCCTGATTACCATTCGCGAAGGCGATATCGCCTTCCGCGCTGGAGAAATCATCGCCAGCGGCGTAATCCGGGGCAATCGCTCCGTGGAGGATGTGGCCGCAGACATGCAGACGCTGGCGGCTCTGGCCAATCGCAATGTATCGGCCCGTTTCGGCAGTGACCGTTCCGACAAGGAAATCTGGATTTACCAGCCCGAATATGACACGGCGGTAGAAAACATTGCCAAGAGCTCACGGGATATGGTGGTACGCATTGTGGCAGCCGGCAATTTGGTGCGGGGCGAGGAAGTCCGCACCAATCTGGAGCTTTATCCCAACAGTGTGATTTTCCGGGATAAGGAATTCATCATTGCCCGCCCCTATGACATGATGGATGGTTCGGATGCGGAAGCAGAACAGACCATTATGAACTTCTTGAAGGATGTAAACTTTGCCGCTACCTCCAAGGGCATTCTGCCTGACCCCTTGCGGGGGACTGTGGGGGTAATGGAAGGAGCTCAGTTCTACGAGATTGTAGCGCAGCTCCGCGGCCAGCGGGGGCCGGTGATTCTTTCGGCATATGCCAACGGCAACACCGATGCTTCCGGGCCCTTGCGTCTGAAGATAAATGTGGAGAAAAACACGCAATGA